In Phaeobacter porticola, one DNA window encodes the following:
- a CDS encoding globin domain-containing protein: protein MITEHDKGLIRSSVESERMDLSLFVSRFYKRFFESCPDTRKLFPDDIALQEDKLLTSLMHIIEALDHPEKLSAILKQQGERHRAIQISDQHFNSFIQSFTGALAETLGPDWTAEVRDVWIVFLTDVVQTMNFLKPN, encoded by the coding sequence ATGATCACCGAACACGACAAAGGGTTGATACGCAGTAGTGTTGAAAGCGAACGTATGGATCTCAGCCTGTTCGTATCACGCTTCTATAAAAGGTTTTTTGAAAGCTGCCCGGACACCCGTAAACTCTTTCCAGACGACATCGCCCTTCAAGAAGACAAGCTGCTGACATCGCTGATGCATATCATCGAGGCGCTTGATCATCCTGAAAAACTGAGCGCCATCCTGAAACAGCAAGGAGAGAGACATCGTGCGATCCAGATCTCAGACCAACACTTCAACAGCTTCATCCAAAGCTTCACAGGAGCGTTAGCAGAAACGCTTGGCCCCGACTGGACCGCAGAAGTGCGCGACGTCTGGATAGTTTTTCTGACAGATGTTGTGCAGACAATGAATTTTTTGAAACCAAACTAG
- a CDS encoding DUF6538 domain-containing protein → MPTKTANHVELRGRTYYFRVRVPKEFADVEPLAEINRSLKTRDPTEAAARAATVRMALFAEWQAKRAGLVADTRVIFDASMDILKDWGMRFCSMEDLISGPVEQLLSRIEALTDVDPSSSAGLGTIYLPDVLIHETALRMPILKEAEIRDKSARQRRELCQQANPLCSPNDRHALQGHSVAVEQAKQRLGRDEGQKTNI, encoded by the coding sequence TTGCCGACCAAAACTGCAAACCATGTCGAACTGCGGGGCAGGACATACTACTTTCGGGTGCGGGTTCCGAAAGAGTTCGCTGATGTCGAGCCACTTGCCGAAATCAATCGGTCTTTGAAGACGCGGGACCCCACCGAAGCGGCTGCGCGCGCGGCGACCGTCCGGATGGCTCTTTTTGCAGAGTGGCAAGCAAAACGTGCCGGCTTAGTCGCGGATACTCGAGTGATCTTTGATGCCTCGATGGATATCTTGAAAGATTGGGGTATGAGGTTCTGTTCGATGGAGGATTTGATCTCCGGTCCCGTCGAACAGTTGTTGAGCCGGATCGAAGCCTTGACTGATGTGGATCCGTCTTCGTCTGCGGGACTCGGGACAATCTATCTACCTGATGTCTTGATTCATGAGACGGCGCTGCGCATGCCGATCCTGAAGGAGGCGGAGATTCGGGACAAGAGCGCCCGGCAGCGCCGCGAATTATGCCAACAAGCAAATCCGCTATGTTCGCCAAATGATCGACACGCACTTCAAGGACATTCGGTTGCCGTGGAGCAAGCGAAACAACGTCTTGGTAGGGATGAAGGTCAAAAAACAAATATATGA
- a CDS encoding ribonuclease D — MANHLYQNDLPDGLDLGPVVAIDCETMGLNPHRDRLCVVQLSGGDGNAHMVQIAKGQTGAPNLCAMLEDSKVLKLFHFGRFDIAAMYHAFGALAAPVYCTKIASRLVRTYTDRHGLRNLTQELIGVDISKQQQMSDWGAAQLSDAQLDYAASDVLHLHRLRAALDKRLDREGRSGMAQACFDFLPMRAKLDLAGWSDTDIFAHS; from the coding sequence TTGGCCAATCACCTCTATCAAAACGACTTGCCCGACGGGCTCGATCTGGGGCCGGTGGTCGCGATCGACTGCGAGACAATGGGGCTCAACCCGCATCGGGATAGGCTCTGTGTCGTCCAGCTGTCGGGCGGTGACGGCAATGCCCACATGGTGCAGATCGCCAAAGGGCAGACCGGAGCGCCCAATCTTTGCGCGATGCTGGAGGACTCCAAGGTTCTGAAATTGTTTCATTTTGGCCGGTTCGATATTGCCGCGATGTATCATGCCTTTGGCGCATTGGCTGCCCCGGTGTATTGTACCAAGATCGCCAGCCGTCTGGTGCGGACCTATACGGATCGCCATGGGCTGAGAAACCTGACGCAGGAGCTGATCGGCGTGGATATTTCCAAACAACAGCAGATGAGCGACTGGGGCGCAGCCCAGCTGAGCGACGCACAGCTTGATTATGCCGCCTCCGACGTGCTGCACCTACACCGTTTGCGTGCCGCTCTGGACAAACGCCTGGATCGCGAAGGCCGCAGTGGAATGGCCCAAGCTTGCTTCGATTTCCTGCCAATGCGGGCCAAGTTGGACCTCGCGGGTTGGTCTGACACCGACATTTTTGCGCACTCATGA
- a CDS encoding KpsF/GutQ family sugar-phosphate isomerase: MSSAEIFLDTARQVITDEARALDALAEGLDARFADAVDLVLKAEGRIIVSGIGKSGHIGHKIAATLASTGTPAYFVHPAEASHGDLGMLSKGDVVLAISNSGEAPELANLLSFTRRFGIPLIGLSSRMDSTLMKEADVHLEIPALGEACGFGMVPSISTTLTLAMGDALAIALMKHRDFRPENFRAFHPGGKLGARLSRVDDLMHHGKALPLVTASTPMSEALIEISQKGFGVAGVTGDDDALLGIITDGDLRRHMDGLLDKTAAEVMTHTPTTIAPGSLAEEAVAIMNNRKITCLFVVAPDEGAQGPAGLLHIHDCLRVGLG, from the coding sequence ATGAGCAGCGCAGAGATATTCCTCGACACCGCGCGGCAGGTGATCACCGATGAGGCCCGCGCCCTGGATGCATTGGCTGAGGGGCTGGACGCACGGTTTGCAGATGCTGTGGATCTGGTTCTAAAAGCCGAAGGGCGCATCATCGTAAGCGGGATCGGGAAATCCGGCCATATCGGGCACAAGATCGCCGCGACTCTGGCCTCAACCGGGACACCTGCATATTTTGTACACCCCGCCGAGGCAAGCCACGGCGATCTTGGCATGCTTTCCAAGGGCGATGTGGTGCTGGCAATTTCCAACTCTGGCGAGGCGCCAGAGCTGGCCAATCTTTTGTCTTTCACCCGCCGTTTTGGCATTCCGCTCATTGGTCTCTCCAGCCGAATGGACAGTACCTTGATGAAAGAGGCAGACGTTCATCTGGAAATCCCCGCCCTGGGCGAGGCCTGCGGGTTTGGTATGGTGCCATCAATTTCAACCACTCTGACGTTGGCGATGGGCGATGCACTGGCCATTGCACTGATGAAGCATCGCGATTTCCGACCGGAAAATTTCCGCGCCTTCCATCCAGGTGGCAAACTCGGCGCACGGCTGTCCAGGGTTGATGATCTGATGCACCACGGTAAGGCCCTTCCGCTTGTCACGGCAAGCACGCCGATGTCCGAAGCGCTGATTGAGATAAGCCAAAAAGGCTTTGGCGTTGCCGGGGTAACAGGCGATGATGATGCCCTGTTGGGTATTATCACCGACGGCGACCTGCGGCGCCATATGGATGGCCTGCTGGACAAAACCGCCGCCGAGGTGATGACGCACACCCCGACCACAATTGCCCCCGGCTCTCTGGCTGAAGAAGCCGTGGCAATCATGAATAATCGCAAAATCACCTGTCTCTTTGTCGTTGCTCCAGATGAGGGCGCGCAGGGGCCCGCCGGTTTGCTGCATATTCACGACTGCCTACGCGTCGGTCTGGGATAA
- the lptC gene encoding LPS export ABC transporter periplasmic protein LptC codes for MDGYSRLVAYLKVLLPLTALALMSTMFLISRGVDTEAVVPFAQQDLQDRTRGQQITAPFYSGTTAKGDEIMVTAKSARPGSASSPATALNLEAEIRMVEGGSFFMSSDTGALRPDKDIANFRGDVEILTSDGLKVTTDALNAALNGVRADSPGPVQASGAFGALTAGAMQIDTKTEDGPVHMVFNKGVKLLYDPQQSER; via the coding sequence ATGGACGGCTATTCACGCCTTGTGGCCTATTTAAAGGTCCTCTTGCCGCTGACGGCGCTGGCGCTGATGTCGACCATGTTCCTGATTTCGCGCGGAGTGGACACCGAAGCGGTTGTTCCTTTTGCCCAGCAAGACCTGCAGGATCGCACCCGCGGTCAGCAGATCACCGCGCCGTTTTATTCTGGCACCACGGCCAAGGGTGACGAAATCATGGTAACCGCAAAATCGGCACGACCTGGCAGCGCGAGCTCCCCCGCAACGGCTCTCAATCTGGAGGCTGAAATCCGCATGGTCGAAGGCGGAAGCTTTTTCATGAGCTCGGATACTGGCGCCCTACGTCCTGACAAGGATATCGCAAACTTTCGCGGTGATGTTGAAATCCTGACAAGCGATGGGCTGAAAGTCACCACAGATGCGCTGAATGCGGCCCTGAACGGTGTACGCGCGGACAGTCCAGGGCCGGTTCAGGCCAGCGGTGCGTTTGGCGCGCTGACGGCTGGTGCCATGCAGATCGACACAAAAACCGAGGACGGGCCGGTACATATGGTTTTCAACAAAGGGGTCAAGCTGCTATACGACCCGCAACAATCGGAAAGATAA
- a CDS encoding LptA/OstA family protein: MFCLPMALFSTGLSAQVASIAFGAVKADPSQPVEVTADTLDVNQADGSARFVGNVVIIQGVMRLSANNVLVIYKQDESGKTGVERLEATGSVILVNGPDAAEAEKAEYTIDSGTIVMTGNVLLSQATGTLTSNRLVVDLTSGTASLSGRVKTILNGGEN, from the coding sequence ATGTTCTGCCTGCCAATGGCCCTGTTTTCGACCGGGCTATCCGCACAAGTTGCCTCGATTGCATTTGGCGCGGTTAAGGCCGATCCATCGCAACCGGTCGAGGTCACGGCCGATACACTGGATGTGAACCAAGCAGATGGATCAGCGCGCTTCGTCGGTAATGTTGTTATCATTCAGGGCGTTATGCGCCTGTCGGCAAATAACGTACTGGTGATCTATAAACAGGATGAGAGCGGCAAAACCGGCGTTGAGCGACTGGAAGCCACAGGCAGTGTGATCCTCGTGAATGGACCCGATGCAGCGGAGGCTGAAAAGGCGGAATATACAATTGATTCCGGCACGATTGTGATGACCGGCAACGTTTTGCTCAGTCAGGCAACAGGCACGCTAACCTCGAACCGCTTGGTGGTAGACCTCACCTCTGGCACGGCTAGCCTGTCTGGTCGTGTCAAAACCATCCTTAACGGTGGTGAGAATTGA
- the lptB gene encoding LPS export ABC transporter ATP-binding protein gives MTAPDLTVTVGSSGLRIEKLRKSYSKKVVIRDVSMSLDRGEVVALLGPNGSGKTTSFYAIAGLVFPEAGTVTIDGQNATTLPMYRRARMGIGYLPQEMSIFRGLSVEDNISSVLDIAVKHAHKRRERLEELLSDFSIEHLRRAPALALSGGERRRVEIARCLAADPKYLLLDEPFAGVDPISVGDIRHLVGDLKKRGIGVLITDHNVRETLEIVDRAYILHDGKVLMSGTPSEVVENENVRRVYLGDNFRIS, from the coding sequence ATGACAGCGCCAGATCTAACCGTGACCGTGGGGTCTTCTGGGCTGCGCATCGAAAAGCTGCGCAAATCCTATAGTAAGAAAGTTGTAATCCGTGACGTCTCCATGTCGCTGGACCGGGGCGAGGTTGTGGCGTTGCTTGGCCCCAATGGGTCAGGCAAGACGACCAGCTTTTATGCAATTGCTGGTCTGGTTTTTCCTGAGGCGGGCACCGTCACGATAGACGGGCAAAATGCGACCACGCTACCAATGTATCGTCGGGCCCGCATGGGCATCGGATACCTGCCGCAAGAAATGTCTATTTTTCGAGGTCTGTCGGTCGAAGACAACATCTCCTCAGTATTAGATATCGCGGTAAAACATGCACATAAGCGGCGCGAACGGCTTGAGGAATTGCTGTCAGATTTTTCCATCGAGCATCTGCGACGAGCGCCCGCTCTTGCCCTTTCGGGAGGTGAGCGTAGGCGGGTAGAAATTGCGCGCTGCCTTGCCGCTGACCCCAAATATTTGCTGCTCGATGAACCTTTTGCCGGTGTCGATCCCATTTCGGTTGGCGACATTCGCCATCTGGTCGGCGATCTGAAGAAACGCGGCATAGGCGTTCTGATCACCGACCACAATGTGCGCGAAACCCTCGAAATCGTCGACCGCGCCTATATTCTTCATGACGGCAAAGTGCTGATGTCTGGCACCCCCTCCGAAGTGGTCGAGAACGAAAACGTCCGACGTGTCTATCTTGGCGACAATTTTCGCATCTCCTGA
- the hpf gene encoding ribosome hibernation-promoting factor, HPF/YfiA family: protein MRYQISGKQIDIGEALQSHVQSELGAAVAKYAERPTDANVVFSRSAHEYVCETTVHLSTGLTAQAKAHATEIYAAFESCTEKMEKQLRRYKRRLKDHHRDRSEPVELSGANSYILASEDAGTESEPESLQPIIVAEMETQIPSLSVGEAVMQMELAGAPVLVFRKEGKDGLNVVYRREDGNIGWIDP from the coding sequence ATGCGTTACCAAATCAGCGGAAAACAGATCGACATTGGCGAAGCGTTGCAATCCCACGTGCAATCGGAGCTTGGAGCGGCGGTCGCGAAATATGCTGAACGTCCCACTGACGCTAATGTTGTCTTTTCGCGGTCTGCGCATGAATATGTTTGTGAAACGACCGTCCATCTATCGACCGGTCTGACAGCGCAAGCAAAAGCGCATGCCACTGAAATATATGCAGCCTTTGAGAGTTGTACCGAGAAAATGGAAAAACAGCTGCGTCGTTACAAACGTCGCCTGAAAGACCATCACCGCGACCGGAGCGAGCCGGTTGAACTCTCCGGCGCAAACTCTTATATCCTCGCCTCTGAAGACGCCGGAACCGAGTCTGAACCAGAATCTTTGCAACCAATCATCGTCGCCGAGATGGAAACGCAAATTCCATCCCTGTCGGTTGGTGAAGCCGTGATGCAAATGGAACTGGCTGGAGCCCCTGTTCTGGTGTTTCGCAAAGAAGGTAAAGACGGTTTGAATGTCGTCTATCGCCGTGAGGACGGAAACATCGGGTGGATCGACCCGTAA
- a CDS encoding PTS sugar transporter subunit IIA yields the protein MQISNILKPEAVRVFGAASSKKRLFQEIADVAQLAYGLPAQPTVEALLDRESLGPTGVGHGVALPHARLDGLDKVVGVFLKLDTPLEFGAVDRQPIDVAFALFAPEDAGVEHLKALALVSRTLREQSFCTKLRANPDPATLYTILTEDQSVQAA from the coding sequence ATGCAGATTTCTAACATTCTGAAGCCAGAGGCCGTGCGTGTCTTTGGTGCTGCATCCAGCAAAAAGCGCCTGTTTCAGGAGATAGCAGACGTTGCTCAGCTCGCCTATGGGCTGCCCGCGCAACCAACAGTCGAGGCTTTGCTTGATCGCGAAAGCCTTGGCCCCACGGGTGTGGGGCATGGTGTTGCCCTGCCCCATGCGCGGCTTGATGGTTTGGACAAAGTGGTTGGCGTGTTTCTGAAGCTGGATACCCCATTGGAATTTGGTGCGGTGGATCGCCAGCCTATCGACGTTGCATTTGCCCTGTTTGCACCTGAGGATGCCGGTGTTGAGCATCTGAAAGCGCTAGCACTGGTCTCACGGACCCTGCGCGAGCAGAGCTTTTGCACCAAGCTGCGGGCGAACCCGGATCCAGCTACGCTCTATACCATTTTGACCGAGGATCAATCGGTTCAGGCCGCCTGA
- a CDS encoding nodulation protein NodH, producing the protein MPHSFDYFVVFAEMRTGSNFLEANLNALDGVTCHGEAFNPHFISYPNREATLGWTQDQRDKDALGFLAQFPAQTGGLNGFRYFHDHDPRVLDAMLDDPRCAKIILTRNPADSYVSHKIARATGQWKLTNVKRRKDGLATVDAEEFAQHVTALQEFQVTLLNRLQKSGQTAFYVGYEDLQDLDVINGLAKWLNVAARLEHLDDSLKPQNPSSLEAKVSNPVELDKAMAQLDWFNLSRTPNFEPRRGPAVPDYIAGQQLPLLYLPITGGPTDSVLNWMAQQEPDGAGALMTRMNQKQLRQWKRGHPGFRSLTVLRHPAARLHHFFCTRILLTGPGCLRQIRNLLRGQFKVPLPNHQPDAKYSRDQHRAAFARFIEVIGANLSGQTGFRTDAGWATQAQIVAGFAAVQSPDLILREDDLATTLPDLARWLGRAEGADIAPASPDQPYSLCDIYDTELEAQIASVYQRDYLLFGFGDWSDETS; encoded by the coding sequence ATGCCTCATTCTTTTGACTATTTTGTTGTGTTTGCCGAGATGCGGACGGGGTCCAATTTTCTGGAGGCCAACCTGAATGCTCTGGACGGCGTCACCTGCCATGGTGAAGCTTTCAATCCGCATTTCATCAGCTACCCAAATCGCGAGGCGACACTGGGCTGGACACAGGATCAGCGTGACAAAGACGCCTTAGGGTTTCTGGCCCAGTTTCCGGCCCAAACGGGTGGCTTGAATGGGTTTCGGTATTTTCACGACCATGATCCACGTGTGCTGGATGCGATGCTGGACGATCCGCGGTGCGCCAAGATCATCCTGACACGCAATCCCGCAGACAGCTATGTCTCGCATAAGATTGCCCGCGCGACAGGTCAGTGGAAGTTGACAAACGTGAAACGTCGCAAGGACGGGCTGGCAACCGTCGACGCAGAGGAGTTTGCACAGCATGTTACGGCGCTTCAGGAGTTCCAGGTCACGTTGCTGAACCGACTGCAGAAATCAGGCCAGACGGCGTTCTATGTGGGCTACGAGGATCTACAGGATCTGGACGTTATCAATGGGTTGGCTAAATGGCTCAATGTTGCGGCGCGCTTGGAGCATCTGGACGACAGTCTCAAGCCGCAGAACCCATCATCGCTAGAGGCGAAGGTGTCAAACCCGGTTGAGCTGGATAAGGCAATGGCGCAGTTGGATTGGTTCAATCTGTCCCGCACGCCGAATTTTGAACCGCGGCGCGGGCCTGCAGTACCGGATTATATTGCCGGGCAACAGCTGCCCTTGCTGTATCTTCCGATAACTGGCGGGCCGACGGACAGCGTGCTGAACTGGATGGCACAGCAAGAGCCAGATGGGGCTGGTGCGTTAATGACGAGGATGAACCAGAAACAGCTGAGACAATGGAAACGGGGCCACCCCGGATTTCGAAGCCTGACAGTATTGCGACATCCGGCAGCCCGGTTGCATCATTTTTTCTGCACCCGAATCCTGTTGACGGGGCCGGGCTGTTTGCGCCAGATCCGCAACCTGCTGCGCGGGCAGTTCAAGGTTCCACTCCCCAATCACCAACCAGATGCGAAATATTCACGGGATCAGCACCGTGCAGCTTTCGCACGCTTTATTGAGGTGATTGGGGCCAATCTATCCGGACAGACAGGCTTTCGCACCGATGCCGGTTGGGCCACGCAGGCGCAAATCGTCGCGGGTTTTGCTGCGGTACAATCACCCGATCTGATCTTGCGCGAGGATGATCTGGCAACGACCTTACCGGATCTTGCGCGATGGCTGGGTCGTGCAGAGGGGGCTGATATTGCGCCGGCCTCGCCGGATCAGCCATACAGCTTATGCGACATCTATGACACAGAGCTGGAGGCGCAAATCGCATCTGTGTATCAGCGCGATTATCTGCTGTTCGGATTTGGCGATTGGTCAGATGAAACCAGCTGA
- a CDS encoding beta-1,6-N-acetylglucosaminyltransferase: MNSVGIVMLVHTALDRAEQVVRHWVAGGCPVVLHVDKKVPLTAYTAFKAAFSDEPMVRFSRRHRCEWGTWGIVAASQSASDALLARYPSVRHVFLASGSCLPLRPVSDLVDYLAARPRTDFIESATTADVPWTVGGLDIERFTLRFPFSWKKQRHLFDRYVALQRKLGIRRKIPEGLVPHMGSQWWCLTRQTLSAILEDPERPRYDRYFQKVWIPDESYYQTLVRLYSSNIESRSLTLSKFDFQGKPHNFYDDHLQLLRRSDCFVARKIWPHANRLYSAFLMDSPDMVKSTEPNPGKIDRIFAKAVERRTRGRPGLYMQSRLPANGLENGITCNPYSMFQGFAELFENFEDWLTQVTGAKVHGHLFAPESVQFADCQTLINGGLSNSAKLRDYHPKGFLTNLIWNTRGERQCFQFGPRDNQAINWLVARDPNAQVSLISGAWAVPLFRSNKNFSELRREAARLQQIEAKHIEILRSQYVKARVRIWSMAEFVEAPMEPIQTILDEFGSQAQRHLNTAPTLVDLAGFGQFLQNLKNQGMHPYLMGDFPAEQGPLNMPKTPRKPYLVR; the protein is encoded by the coding sequence ATGAATTCGGTTGGCATCGTCATGCTGGTGCACACGGCGCTGGACCGCGCCGAACAGGTGGTGCGCCATTGGGTGGCAGGTGGTTGCCCGGTGGTTCTGCATGTCGACAAGAAGGTGCCGCTAACGGCCTACACTGCGTTCAAAGCCGCATTCTCTGACGAGCCGATGGTTCGGTTTTCCCGCCGACACCGCTGTGAGTGGGGGACCTGGGGCATCGTCGCTGCCTCACAGTCGGCGTCGGATGCGCTGTTGGCAAGATACCCGTCGGTACGGCATGTGTTCCTGGCGTCCGGTTCGTGTCTGCCGCTGCGTCCGGTGTCAGATCTGGTTGACTACTTGGCAGCAAGGCCTCGTACAGATTTCATCGAAAGCGCCACAACTGCGGACGTGCCTTGGACCGTCGGTGGCCTCGATATAGAACGGTTCACACTGCGGTTTCCCTTTTCGTGGAAGAAACAGCGACATCTCTTTGATCGCTACGTCGCCTTGCAGCGTAAGCTGGGCATTCGGCGCAAGATCCCAGAGGGGTTGGTGCCACACATGGGCAGCCAATGGTGGTGCCTGACACGACAGACCCTGTCCGCCATATTGGAAGACCCTGAGCGGCCGCGCTATGACCGCTATTTCCAAAAGGTCTGGATCCCGGACGAGAGTTATTATCAGACCTTGGTTCGACTGTATTCCAGCAACATCGAAAGCCGGTCCCTGACGCTGTCTAAGTTTGATTTTCAAGGCAAGCCGCATAATTTCTATGATGATCACCTCCAGCTTTTGCGCCGGTCGGATTGTTTTGTTGCCCGCAAGATCTGGCCGCATGCAAATCGGCTCTATTCGGCCTTTCTGATGGATAGCCCGGATATGGTGAAATCCACCGAACCCAATCCGGGCAAGATCGACCGTATTTTCGCCAAGGCGGTCGAGCGGCGCACACGGGGGCGGCCCGGACTATATATGCAAAGCCGTCTGCCCGCTAACGGTTTGGAAAACGGTATCACCTGCAATCCATATTCGATGTTTCAGGGGTTTGCTGAGCTGTTCGAGAATTTCGAAGATTGGCTGACACAGGTAACTGGTGCCAAGGTGCACGGCCACCTGTTTGCGCCTGAAAGTGTTCAATTTGCAGACTGCCAAACGTTGATCAATGGTGGCCTTAGCAACAGTGCCAAGCTGCGGGACTATCACCCCAAGGGGTTTCTAACCAACCTGATCTGGAACACCCGCGGCGAACGTCAGTGTTTCCAGTTCGGGCCTCGGGACAATCAGGCGATCAATTGGTTGGTCGCGCGTGATCCGAATGCGCAGGTGTCGCTGATCTCTGGCGCGTGGGCGGTGCCGTTGTTTCGTTCCAACAAGAACTTTTCAGAATTGCGGCGCGAGGCCGCGCGCCTGCAACAAATCGAGGCCAAGCATATAGAGATCCTGCGTTCCCAATACGTCAAGGCACGGGTGCGGATCTGGTCGATGGCAGAGTTTGTGGAGGCACCAATGGAGCCGATCCAAACCATTCTTGATGAATTCGGCTCACAAGCACAGCGGCATCTGAACACGGCCCCGACGTTGGTCGATCTGGCTGGGTTTGGTCAGTTTCTGCAAAACCTCAAGAACCAGGGAATGCATCCCTATCTGATGGGAGATTTCCCAGCAGAGCAGGGCCCGCTGAACATGCCTAAAACCCCGCGCAAACCCTATTTGGTACGTTAA
- a CDS encoding glycosyltransferase family 2 protein: MRLRRKRRLLRAMRKSRELSAVQDQTDCIRPGDILLVATVRNEQIRLPYFLEYYRKLGVNHFLIVDNGSVDGTRDYLRGMPDVSVWHTMASYKNSGFGIDWMNHLKRRYAHGHWVLVVDPDELFVYPFCDSRPLRALTDWLDNSAIRSFSAMLVDVYPKGALDAEPYRAGQDPLEITNWFDSGNYSIKRNPIYGNLWIQGGPRARVFFADQPKKAPALNKIPLVKWDRRYAYVSSTHVLLPRGLNHVYETDGGEKASGALLHTKFLHTFVTKAEEEMLRGQHYAGSAEYKAYAKVPNKQPELWCKWSERYINWRQLEILGLMSKGNWA, translated from the coding sequence ATGCGCTTGCGACGGAAACGTCGCCTTTTGCGTGCCATGCGCAAATCCCGCGAGCTGTCTGCGGTTCAGGACCAGACGGATTGCATTCGCCCCGGCGATATCTTGCTGGTTGCAACCGTGCGCAACGAACAGATCCGCTTGCCTTACTTCCTCGAGTACTATCGCAAGCTGGGCGTCAATCATTTCCTGATTGTGGACAACGGATCCGTTGATGGCACTAGGGACTATCTGCGAGGGATGCCGGACGTGTCCGTCTGGCACACAATGGCGAGCTATAAAAATTCCGGGTTTGGTATCGACTGGATGAACCACCTTAAACGCCGCTACGCCCACGGCCATTGGGTGCTGGTGGTCGACCCGGACGAGCTGTTTGTCTATCCGTTTTGTGACAGTCGGCCCCTGCGTGCCTTGACGGATTGGCTCGACAATTCTGCGATCCGGAGCTTTTCTGCGATGTTGGTCGATGTCTACCCCAAGGGTGCGCTTGATGCTGAACCATATCGCGCTGGGCAGGATCCGCTGGAGATCACCAATTGGTTCGACAGCGGGAACTATTCGATCAAACGCAATCCGATTTATGGCAATCTCTGGATTCAGGGTGGACCTCGGGCGCGGGTTTTTTTCGCAGACCAACCTAAGAAAGCGCCGGCATTGAACAAAATTCCGCTGGTGAAATGGGACCGGCGTTACGCCTATGTCAGCTCGACTCACGTCTTGCTACCGCGTGGATTGAACCATGTCTACGAAACCGACGGCGGCGAAAAGGCAAGCGGCGCCTTGCTGCACACCAAATTCCTGCACACCTTTGTTACCAAGGCAGAGGAGGAGATGTTGCGTGGCCAGCATTACGCAGGATCGGCTGAATACAAGGCCTACGCCAAGGTGCCCAACAAGCAACCTGAGCTATGGTGCAAGTGGAGCGAGAGATACATCAACTGGCGTCAGCTAGAGATCCTGGGCCTTATGTCCAAGGGCAATTGGGCATGA
- a CDS encoding aminoglycoside phosphotransferase family protein: MWRLDDVVVKLYAKSHDNPLFANDPGRERAALTALAGTGMVPHPLTFGAFDGCDWLAYRHIPGITWTSGAGHVAQLLGRLHDQPVIEDLPSGASGSHALEIQTRAILDRCRDPQDLQHSEPPGHVRPHDQATLIHGDPVPGNILAHDGTLTLIDWQCPQIGDPVEDLALFLSPAMQQVYRGAPLSAEEEVAFLAGYPDPRLVKRYHQLRPWYHWRMAAYCRWRDERDGAGESHAYLLERTALDQCR, from the coding sequence GTGTGGCGATTGGATGATGTAGTAGTCAAACTCTATGCTAAATCGCATGATAATCCTCTGTTTGCGAATGACCCGGGACGTGAACGTGCAGCGCTGACGGCGCTGGCAGGAACAGGTATGGTGCCGCATCCCTTGACCTTTGGAGCCTTTGACGGATGCGATTGGCTGGCCTATCGGCATATCCCAGGTATCACCTGGACATCGGGGGCAGGGCATGTGGCGCAGCTGCTCGGCCGATTGCATGACCAGCCGGTCATTGAAGATCTGCCATCAGGGGCATCGGGCAGTCACGCCTTGGAAATTCAGACTCGGGCTATCTTGGATCGGTGCCGAGATCCCCAAGACTTACAACATTCAGAACCACCAGGGCATGTGCGGCCGCATGATCAGGCGACCTTGATCCACGGGGATCCGGTGCCCGGAAATATCCTGGCGCATGATGGGACTTTGACGCTGATCGATTGGCAATGCCCCCAGATCGGTGATCCGGTCGAGGATCTAGCTTTGTTTCTGTCGCCAGCGATGCAGCAAGTCTATCGCGGTGCGCCGCTATCTGCGGAGGAAGAGGTAGCCTTTTTGGCGGGCTATCCAGATCCGCGGCTGGTGAAACGCTATCACCAGCTGAGGCCGTGGTATCACTGGCGTATGGCAGCCTACTGTCGCTGGCGAGATGAACGTGATGGGGCGGGCGAAAGCCACGCCTATCTGCTGGAACGGACCGCATTGGATCAATGCCGATAG